In Haematobia irritans isolate KBUSLIRL chromosome 1, ASM5000362v1, whole genome shotgun sequence, a genomic segment contains:
- the LOC142221749 gene encoding protein takeout-like: protein MQKSTKITKRWINLLFQIYIGILISSVWIDETVASSSLAPCKLQDPNNGDCLRELWQNILINGIKDVPGVKWISIDPYKIKKVHVTVNTPIVALDMNFNKIVITGLINAKIHEVSVKNGKLFHMSLSVPKIEMKTEYSLKGRALVLSIDGKGPADIEMSDIHMEFDVDTKRTKKDSEDFFEVQSVKTNIKHVGNMHFHFANLFGNNEQLTDSANEVFNQNWSQLTDLMRPVITEAIDASLLSQGKKYLDKLPGRIIFSDL, encoded by the exons ATGcagaaaagtacaaaaataacaaaacgatggataaatcttttatttcaaatatatatcgGAATATTAATATCGTCCGTGTGGATAGATGAAACTG TTGCATCGAGTTCATTAGCACCTTGTAAACTTCAAGATCCTAATAATGGAGATTGTCTGAGAGAActatggcaaaatattttaataaacggGATTAAAG ATGTTCCCGGCGTTAAATGGATCTCCATTGATCCATACAAAATCAAAAAGGTTCATGTTACTGTGAATACTCCGATTGTTGCATTGGATATGAATTTCAATAAGATTGTCATCACAGGTTTAATAAATGCCAAAATCCATGAAGTTAG tgtaaaaaatggaaaattattccatatgaGTTTGAGTGTACCCAAAATAGAgatgaaaacagagtactccttGAAAGGACGAGCCTTGGTTTTAAGCATAGATGGTAAAGGACCTGCCGATATAGAAATGA GTGATATTCATATGGAATTTGATGTTGATACAAAACGAACTAAAAAAGATTCTGAAGATTTCTTTGAAGTTCAATCAGTAAAGACAAACATCAAGCATGTCGGCAATATGCATTTTCATTTTGCTAACCTATTTGGGAATAACGAACAATTGACTGATAGTGCAAATGAGGTTTTCAACCAAAACTGGAGCCAATTAACCGATCTTATGCGTCCCGTCATTACGGAAGCTATCGATGCTTCATTATTGAGTCAAGGCAAGAAATATTTGGATAAATTACCTGGTCGCATTATTTTTTCGGATTTATAA